Proteins found in one Fusarium oxysporum Fo47 chromosome V, complete sequence genomic segment:
- a CDS encoding NUC169 domain-containing protein — protein MAPTLASRKRKVLAEPAPVDDELAGVELDGVLSQSEDGSDFEESDLEDGLDGQDTNEHDEDDDDEDDDAYSEDASSDVDDSFTAPPPLDIDNSEPNYRVVKDANGGERYEYAEVDPVYDSDDSDAQGPTNTIGNIPLSFYDSYPHIGYDINGKKIMRPATGEALDALLDSIEIPKGWTGLTDPETGKPLDLTQDQLELLKRLQMNEVPNEDYDPYPDMVPYFTSIEEKMPLSAAPEPKRRFVPSKHEAKRVAKLVRAIKEGRILPYKPPEERQREEEEKEESYYDVWANEEPQDPHVMNIPAPKLAPPGYDLSYNPPPEYLPTEEEKEAWKNQDPEEREKEYLPAKFDSLRKVPGYGEFVKERFDRCLDLYLAPRIRKNRLNIDPNSLLPKLPRPEDLKPFPTLNQTIFRGHDGRVRSVSFSPDGEFVASGGDDGTVRVWALNGHQEWMAKLSSEEPVNIVRWRPNKETFILAAAAGEDLFFMIPSVASDAVEKASRDVLDAGFGYATNGAQPSAVNGVKKEPPAKWSRPGGKLEAAGVLLMATVRSTIKVISWHRRGEFISTVSPTGQRSSVAIHTLSKHLSQIPFRKLPGLAQTAQFHPSRPLFFVATQRMIRCYDLQRQELVKVVQPGARWISSFDIHPGGDNLIVGSYDRRLLWHDLDLSSRPYKTMRFHPEAIRAVKFHRSLPLFADASDDGTLQIFHGKVVSDLMENATIVPVKMLKGHKVINKLGVLDVDWHPKHPWCLSAGADGTCRLWA, from the exons ATGGCACCAACATTGGCATCACGCAAGCGAAAGGTTCTCGCGGAACCTGCTCCCGTTGATGACGAGCTCGCCGGCGTGGAATTGGACGGAGTTTTGTCACAGAGCGAAGATGGATCTGACTTTGAGGAAAGCGATCTTGAGGATGGACTCGACGGCCAGGACACGAATGAGcacgacgaagatgatgatgacgaggacgatgatgcgTACAGCGAAGACGCCTCCTCCGACGTAGACGACAGCTTCACGGCTCCTCCCCCACTCGACATTGATAATTCGGAACCAAACTATCGCGTCGTCAAGGATGCCAACGGCGGGGAGCGCTACGAGTACGCTGAGGTTGATCCTGTCTATGACAGCGACGATTCAGATGCCCAAGGCCCAACCAACACAATTGGCAACATTCCCCTCTCTTTCTACGACTCCTATCCTCACATCGGATACGATAtcaatggcaagaagattATGCGCCCAGCCACTGGGGAGGCTCTGGATGCTCTCCTCGACAGTATTGAGATTCCCAAGGGTTGGACTGGCTTGACAGATCCTGAAACTGGAAAACCTTTGGATTTGACTCAGGACCAGCTTGAACTTCTTAAACGACTACAAATGAACGAGGTTCCCAACGAGGATTACGATCCTTACCCT GATATGGTACCATACTTCACAAGTATTGAGGAAAAGATGCCTCTGAGCGCTGCGCCAGAACCGAAGCGGCGATTTGTTCCCTCAAAGCATGAAGCCAAGCGTGTTGCCAAGCTTGTCCGAGCCATCAAGGAGGGACGCATCCTACCATACAAGCCTCCCGAGGAGCGACAacgagaagaggaagagaaggaagagtcTTACTACGATGTATGGGCAAATGAAGAGCCTCAAGACCCCCATGTTATGAACATCCCAGCTCCCAAGCTCGCTCCTCCTGGATACGACCTTAGCTACAACCCACCACCCGAGTACTTGCCgaccgaggaggaaaaggaaGCCTGGAAGAACCAAGATCCCGAggagagagaaaaggagTACTTGCCTGCCAAATTCGACTCGCTGCGCAAGGTTCCTGGTTATGGCGAGTTCGTCAAGGAACGCTTCGATCGCTGTCTGGATCTTTACCTCGCGCCACGAATCAGGAAGAACAGGCTCAACATCGACCCCAATTCTCTTCTGCCCAAGCTTCCTCGACCAGAAGACCTCAAGCCTTTCCCCACCCTCAACCAGACCATCTTCCGTGGCCACGATGGTCGAGTCCGTTCTGTATCGTTCAGTCCAGATGGTGAGTTCGTGGCTTCAGGTGGCGATGACGGCACAGTCCGTGTTTGGGCTCTCAACGGTCACCAAGAATGGATGGCAAAGCTTAGCAGCGAGGAGCCAGTCAACATTGTGCGATGGCGGCCCAATAAGGAGACCTTTATTCTGGCTGCTGCCGCTGGAGAGGATCTTTTTTTTATGATTCCCTCGGTAGCCAGTGACgctgttgagaaggccaGTCGCGATGTTCTCGACGCTGGCTTCGGCTACGCTACTAATGGCGCACAGCCCAGTGCAGTTAATGGTGTGAAGAAAGAACCTCCTGCCAAGTGGTCACGACCTGGAGGCAAGCTGGAAGCTGCTGGTGTACTCCTCATGGCTACTGTCAGGTCAACAATCAAGGTCATCAGCTGGCATAGGCGAGGTGAGTTCATCTCCACTGTCTCACCAACCGGACAAAGGAGCTCAGTTGCCATCCATACGCTCTCCAAGCATCTCAGTCAAATCCCTTTCCGAAAGCTGCCTGGTCTTGCCCAGACGGCTCAGTTCCATCCTTCAAGGCCACTGTTCTTTGTTGCTACTCAGCGCATGATCAGGTGCTACGATCTCCAGCGCCAGGAACTCGTCAAGGTTGTTCAACCTGGTGCCCGATGGATCTCTTCATTTGATATTCACCCTGGTGGAGATAACCTTATTGTTGGCTCATACGACAGGAGACTGCTGTGGCATGATCTTGATCTGTCGTCTCGCCCTTACAAGACGATGCGATTCCACCCCGAAGCAATCCGGGCTGTCAAATTCCACCGCAGCCTGCCTCTCTTCGCTGATGCCAGTGATGACGGAACATTACAGATCTTCCACGGCAAGGTTGTGAGCGATCTTATGGAGAACGCGACTATTGTACCTGTCAAGATGCTCAAGGGCCATAAAGTAATCAACAAGCTGGGTGTCCTTGACGTGGACTGGCACCCTAAGCACCCATGGTGTCTCAGTGCTGGTGCAGATGGAACCTGCAGGCTCtgggcatga